The sequence CGGCGGGCGTCCCTGACGCTGCGGAAGCGGGCCAGGCCGTCGTCGGTGAGGTGGACGAGCCAGGCGCGTCCGTCGGCCGGATCGGGTTCGCGGGCCACCAGGCCGAGGTTCTCCAGGGAGTGGAGCTGGCGGCTCATGGTGGCCTTGCCGACGCCGAAGTAGGCGGCCAGTTCGGTGGCCCGCTGCCGGCCCGCCGCCTCCAGACGGACGAGCAGGCCGTAGGCGGCGGCCTCCAGTTCGGGGTGGACCTCCCGGGCCATCTCGCCCGAACTGGCCCGCGCCCGGCGCAGGAACACGGCCAGCTCACGCTCCAGCGCCAGGAACGCGTGATCCACGCCGGAAGCGCCGGAAG is a genomic window of Streptomyces sp. YPW6 containing:
- a CDS encoding MarR family winged helix-turn-helix transcriptional regulator, giving the protein MSGVPGAGGGPGASGASGVDHAFLALERELAVFLRRARASSGEMAREVHPELEAAAYGLLVRLEAAGRQRATELAAYFGVGKATMSRQLHSLENLGLVAREPDPADGRAWLVHLTDDGLARFRSVRDARRGRYVRKLADWDRGEVAELARLLHQLNTRAES